From Vicugna pacos chromosome 6, VicPac4, whole genome shotgun sequence, a single genomic window includes:
- the CHRM5 gene encoding muscarinic acetylcholine receptor M5, with protein sequence MEGDSYHNATTVNGTPVSHQPLERHGLWEVITIAAVTAVVSLITIVGNVLVMISFKVNSQLKTVNNYYLLSLACADLIIGIFSMNLYTTYILMGRWALGSLACDLWLALDYVASNASVMNLLVISFDRYFSITRPLTYRAKRTPKRAGIMIGLAWLISFILWAPAILCWQYLVGERTVPPDECQIQFLSEPTITFGTAIAAFYIPVSVMTILYCRIYRETEKRTKDLADLQGSDSVAEAEKRKPAHKALLRSCFSCPRPALAQRERNQASWSSSRRSTSTTGKPSQATGPSTEWARAEQLTTCSSYPSSEDEDKPAIDPVFQVVYKSQAKESPREEFSAEETKETLVNAHTEKNDSDTPKYFLSPAAAQRPKSQKCVAYKFRLVVKADGTQDTSNGCRKVKIMPCSFPVSKDPSTKGLDPNLSHQMTKRKRMVLVKERKAAQTLSAILLAFIITWTPYNIMVLVSTFCDKCVPVTLWHLGYWLCYVNSTVNPICYALCNRTFRKTFKMLLLCRWKKKKVEEKLYWQGNSKLP encoded by the coding sequence ATGGAAGGGGACTCTTATCACAATGCGACTACAGTCAATGGCACCCCAGTGAGTCACCAGCCTTTAGAACGCCATGGGCTATGGGAAGTCATCACCATTGCCGCCGTGACAGCTGTGGTGAGCCTGATCACCATTGTGGGCAACGTCTTAGTCATGATTTCCTTCAAAGTCAACAGTCAGCTGAAGACAGTTAACAACTACTACCTACTCAGCTTAGCCTGTGCGGATCTCATCATTGGGATCTTCTCCATGAACCTCTACACCACCTACATCCTCATGGGCcgctgggctctcgggagcctgGCCTGTGACCTTTGGCTTGCGCTGGACTATGTGGCCAGCAATGCTTCCGTCATGAACCTTCTGGTGATCAGTTTTGACCGTTACTTTTCTATCACAAGACCCCTGACCTATCGGGCTAAGCGCACCCCCAAGAGGGCTGGCATCATGATTGGCTTGGCATGGCTGATCTCCTTCATCCTCTGGGCCCCGGCGATCCTATGCTGGCAGTACTTGGTTGGGGAGCGAACGGTACCACCAGATGAGTGCCAGATCCAGTTCCTCTCGGAGCCCACCATCACTTTTGGCACTGCCATTGCTGCCTTCTACATCCCTGTTTCTGTCATGACGATCCTCTACTGCCGAATCTACCGGGAAACAGAGAAGCGAACCAAAGACCTGGCTGACCTCCAGGGCTCTGACTCTGTGGCTGAAGCTGAGAAGAGGAAGCCCGCTCACAAGGCTCTGCTCAGGTCCTGCTTCAGCTGCCCTCGGCCCGCACTGGCCCAGAGGGAAAGGAACCAAGCGTCCTGGTCATCCTCCCGCAGGAGCACCTCCACCACTGGGAAGCCATCCCAGGCCACTGGCCCGAGCACGGAGTGGGCCAGAGCCGAGCAGCTAACCACCTGCAGCAGCTACCCCTCCTCAGAAGATGAGGACAAGCCTGCCATTGACCCTGTCTTTCAAGTGGTCTACAAGAGCCAGGCCAAGGAAAGCCCAAGGGAAGAATTCAGTGCTGAGGAGACCAAGGAAACGTTAGTGAACGCTCACACTGAGAAAAATGACTCTGACACCCCAAAATATTTCCTGTCTCCAGCTGCTGCTCAGCGACCCAAGAGTCAGAAATGCGTGGCCTATAAGTTCCGATTGGTGGTAAAAGCTGATGGAACCCAGGACACCAGCAACGGCTGTCGCAAGGTGAAAATCATGCCCTGCTCCTTCCCGGTGTCCAAGGACCCTTCGACAAAAGGCCTCGATCCCAACCTCAGCCATCAGATGACCAAACGAAAGAGGATGGTCCTCGTCAAAGAGAGGAAAGCGGCCCAGACCCTGAGCGCCATTCTCCTGGCATTCATCATCACGTGGACCCCTTACAACATCATGGTCCTGGTTTCCACCTTCTGTGACAAGTGTGTGCCAGTCACCCTGTGGCACTTGGGCTACTGGTTGTGCTACGTCAACAGCACTGTCAACCCCATCTGCTATGCCCTCTGCAACAGAACCTTCAGGAAGACCTTTAAGATGCTGCTTCTCTGccgatggaaaaagaaaaaagtggaagaGAAGTTGTATTGGCAGGGAAACAGCAAGCTCCCATGA